From Streptomyces cyaneogriseus subsp. noncyanogenus, the proteins below share one genomic window:
- a CDS encoding phosphatidylserine decarboxylase, whose translation MPHSQTSAPRDSLAGVRLARGASPWLLPTVATAALSLARARRSGAAKAIAVPATALAAGMLWFFRDPEREIAQGRVISPADGVVQSIMPWKDGRTRVAIFMSPLNVHVNRAPLAGTVTSVEHIPGGFVPAFNKESENNERVVWHFDTELGDIEMIQIAGAVARRIVPYVPEGTKVEQGERIGLIRFGSRVDLYLPEGVEVAVEVGQKTVAGVTRIDRD comes from the coding sequence ATGCCCCACAGCCAAACCTCTGCACCTCGCGACAGCCTGGCCGGCGTACGCCTCGCGCGCGGAGCATCGCCGTGGCTCCTCCCGACCGTGGCCACCGCGGCCCTCAGCCTGGCCCGGGCGCGCCGTTCCGGCGCCGCCAAGGCCATCGCCGTCCCCGCCACCGCGCTCGCGGCGGGGATGCTGTGGTTCTTCCGCGACCCCGAGCGCGAGATCGCCCAGGGCCGGGTCATCTCGCCGGCCGACGGCGTGGTGCAGAGCATCATGCCGTGGAAGGACGGCCGCACCCGCGTCGCGATCTTCATGAGCCCGCTCAACGTACACGTCAACCGCGCCCCGCTGGCCGGCACGGTGACCTCGGTGGAGCACATCCCCGGCGGTTTCGTTCCCGCTTTCAACAAGGAGAGCGAGAACAACGAGCGGGTCGTCTGGCACTTCGACACCGAGCTCGGTGACATCGAGATGATCCAGATCGCCGGCGCGGTGGCCCGCCGCATCGTCCCCTACGTGCCCGAGGGCACCAAGGTGGAGCAGGGTGAGCGGATCGGCCTGATCCGGTTCGGCTCGCGCGTCGACCTCTACCTGCCCGAGGGCGTGGAGGTCGCGGTGGAGGTCGGCCAGAAGACCGTGGCTGGGGTGACTCGCATTGACCGTGATTGA
- the pssA gene encoding CDP-diacylglycerol--serine O-phosphatidyltransferase: MPEAAEADDEEEMPLSLRLSIADTLTLGNATCGFMAVYFTTTGILIPHLSGSQETGMARHSAATAVILMLCAAVFDLFDGLVARKLRSSPMGAELDNLSDLISFGLAPAYFVLVYGMVADDAHQRVAAVGAIVVLLAVVLRLARFSCVTVKDGTFQGMPSPFGALTVVSIVLLELPFVATVLAVLGTAWLMVSRVEYPKPRGRLAVAMLSWIVLSMGLLAAWAFDAPSGQLLLQTGCALQLVMGAVIPLFATARRVNNFRDNRREARAAQLP, from the coding sequence GTGCCCGAGGCCGCCGAGGCGGACGACGAGGAGGAGATGCCCCTCTCGCTCCGTCTGTCGATAGCGGACACCCTCACCCTGGGCAACGCCACGTGCGGCTTCATGGCGGTGTACTTCACCACCACCGGCATCCTGATCCCGCACCTGTCGGGCAGCCAGGAGACCGGCATGGCCCGGCACAGCGCGGCCACCGCGGTCATCCTGATGCTGTGCGCGGCGGTCTTCGACCTGTTCGACGGCCTGGTGGCGCGCAAGCTGCGCAGCTCGCCGATGGGCGCGGAGCTGGACAACCTCTCCGACCTGATCAGCTTCGGCCTGGCCCCGGCGTACTTCGTCCTGGTGTACGGCATGGTCGCGGACGACGCCCACCAGCGGGTGGCGGCGGTCGGCGCGATCGTCGTCCTGCTGGCGGTGGTGCTGAGACTCGCCAGATTCTCCTGCGTCACGGTCAAGGACGGGACGTTCCAGGGCATGCCGTCGCCGTTCGGCGCGCTGACGGTCGTGTCCATCGTCCTGCTGGAGCTGCCCTTCGTGGCGACGGTCCTGGCGGTCCTCGGCACGGCCTGGCTGATGGTGAGCCGGGTGGAGTACCCCAAGCCGCGGGGCCGTCTCGCGGTGGCGATGCTCTCCTGGATCGTGCTGTCGATGGGCCTCCTGGCCGCCTGGGCTTTCGACGCCCCGAGCGGCCAGCTCCTGCTCCAGACCGGCTGTGCGCTGCAACTCGTGATGGGCGCGGTGATCCCGCTGTTCGCCACGGCCCGCCGGGTGAACAACTTCCGTGACAACCGGCGCGAGGCGCGCGCGGCGCAGCTCCCGTAG
- a CDS encoding glycerate kinase: MDGARGVLVAADKFKGSLTAVEVAGRVTAGLRRVVPGVRVEALPVADGGDGTVAAAVAAGFERREVRVAGPLGDEVTAAFALRGDTAVVEMAEASGLQRLPAGVLAPLTASTHGSGELLRAALDAGARTIVFGVGGSATTDGGAGMLAALGARFLDAGGKPVGPGGGGLADLATADLSGLDPRLASVELVLASDVDNPLTGPKGAPAVYGPQKGASPEDVETLDAALTHYAKVLEDAVGAKAAEYAASPGAGAAGGIGYGALLLGARFRPGIEVMLDVLGFAAALERADLVITGEGSLDEQTLHGKAPAGVAAAARAVGKEVVAVCGRLALPAETLGRAGIRRAYPLTEIEPDVEKCIAEAGPILERVAENIARDFLV; this comes from the coding sequence GTGGACGGGGCCCGCGGGGTCCTCGTCGCCGCGGACAAGTTCAAGGGGTCGCTGACGGCCGTCGAGGTCGCCGGGCGGGTGACGGCCGGGCTGCGCCGGGTCGTGCCCGGCGTGCGGGTCGAGGCCCTGCCGGTGGCCGACGGCGGCGACGGGACCGTGGCCGCGGCCGTCGCGGCCGGGTTCGAGCGCCGGGAGGTACGGGTCGCCGGGCCCCTGGGCGACGAGGTGACGGCGGCGTTCGCGCTGCGCGGGGACACCGCGGTCGTGGAGATGGCCGAGGCGAGCGGACTCCAGCGGCTGCCGGCCGGTGTCCTGGCCCCGCTGACGGCGTCCACGCACGGCTCCGGGGAGCTGCTGCGGGCCGCCCTCGACGCGGGCGCGCGCACCATCGTCTTCGGGGTCGGCGGCAGCGCCACCACGGACGGCGGCGCCGGCATGCTGGCGGCGCTCGGAGCGCGGTTCCTGGACGCCGGCGGGAAGCCGGTGGGGCCGGGCGGCGGGGGCCTCGCCGACCTGGCCACGGCCGACCTGTCCGGTCTGGACCCGCGCCTCGCCTCCGTCGAACTGGTGCTCGCGAGCGACGTGGACAACCCGCTGACCGGGCCCAAGGGCGCCCCGGCGGTCTACGGCCCGCAGAAGGGCGCCTCGCCCGAGGACGTGGAGACCCTGGACGCGGCCCTCACCCACTACGCGAAGGTCCTGGAGGACGCGGTGGGCGCGAAGGCCGCCGAGTACGCCGCCTCGCCGGGTGCCGGCGCGGCGGGCGGCATCGGTTACGGCGCCCTCCTCCTCGGCGCCCGCTTCCGCCCCGGCATCGAGGTGATGCTCGACGTGCTCGGTTTCGCCGCGGCGCTGGAGCGGGCCGATCTGGTGATCACCGGGGAGGGCTCGCTGGACGAGCAGACGCTGCACGGCAAGGCGCCCGCGGGCGTCGCCGCCGCCGCGCGGGCGGTGGGCAAGGAGGTCGTCGCGGTGTGCGGGCGCCTCGCCCTGCCGGCGGAGACGCTGGGCCGGGCCGGGATCCGCCGGGCCTACCCGCTGACGGAGATCGAGCCGGACGTGGAGAAGTGCATCGCGGAGGCGGGCCCGATCCTGGAGCGGGTCGCGGAGAACATCGCACGCGACTTCCTCGTCTGA